CATGGTGGCAGGGACCGCTCTGCACCGACGGCACGCCCGCCGGGTACGGCGTCTATGAGGTGAACGGCGACCGGATCGACTGGTATTACAAATCGACGGGTTATCCGGCGGATTACCAGATGAAAATTTACAGCGGCCGCGAATATCCCCAGTTCGAAGGGTACGCCGTGGCCAACGTCTGGGCCAGCGACCCGGCGTGGGAGGTCGAATTTACGATCGACGGCGTGCCGGTCGGTCCCGCCGAGCGGTTTCAGGCTTACGATCCCGCCGCGAAACAGCTCTATTCCGACACCAGTCAGATGGACCATAAATGGATTTACCCTTCGATTTCGGACCACTATTACCGCGTCGCGCTGCCCGAAGGGGCGAAGCGCGTCGAGGTGTCGGCTACGGACCGCTTCGGGCGGATCAGCCGGGCCGCAGTCGATTTAAAATAAGCGACCGAATATGAGATTTACCGGACTGAAATATTTGCAGCTGCTGGCGTGCTTGGGGCTGTTTGCATGCGGTTCCGCCGAGCGTTACGACGTGGTGATCGTCGGCGGGGGAGCGAGCGGAACGGCGGCCGGACTGCAAGCGGCCCGCATGGGGGCGCGAACCTTGATCGTCGAGGAGTTCGACTGGCTCGGCGGCATGCTCACCTCGGCGGGCGTGAGCGCCACCGACGGCAATTACCGCCTGCGCGGCGGCATCTGGGACGAGTTCCGGACGGAACTGGCCCGGCATTACGGCTGCGATTCGGCCTTGATGACGGGGTGGGTCAGCAACGTGCTGTTCGAACCCTCGGTGGGCGACAGCATTTTCAAGCGGCTCGTCGCCAGGGAGCCGAAGCTCACCGTGTGGTACCGTTCGGCGGCCGAGACGGCCGAGCGCGAAAAGGATGTATGGCGGCTGGGTGTCCGGCGGGACGGCCGGCTCCGGCAGGTCGAGGCCGACGTGCTCGTCGATGCGACGGAGCTGGGCGACGTCGCCCGGATGGCAGGCGTCCCTTATGATGTCGGCATGGATTCGTCGGCCGTCACGCACGAGGATATTGCCCCGGCCGAAGCCAACGGCATCGTGCAGGACCTGACCTATGTCGCCGTATTGAAGGATTATGGCCGCGACGTCACGATTCCGCGGCCCGACGGGTACGATCCGTCGCTTTTTGCCTGCTGCTGCGTGAACGATCTTTGCGTCGCTCCGAAGGAGCCGCATCGCATGTGGTCCCGCGAGATGATGATCACTTACGGAAAACTGCCCAACGGCAAATACATGATCAACTGGCCGATCGAGGGCAACGATTGCTACGTGGACATGATCGACATGACGCCCGAAGAGCGGGCCGACGCCGTCCGCAGGGCCAAGAGTCATACGCTGTCATTCGTCTATTTCCTTCAGCATGAGCTGGGATTCAATACGTTGGGATTGGCCGACGACGAGTTCCCTACGGACGACCGGCTGCCGTTCATTCCCTATCACCGCGAGTCGCGGCGCATTCACGGCGCCGTGCGTTTTACGCTCAACGACATCACCGACCCCTACGCCGGAACGCTTTACCGTACGGCGGTCGGCGTGGGCGATTATCCGGTCGATCAGCATCATACCCGTTATTCGGGCTGGGACGATCTGCCCGACCTCTATTTCCATCCCATTCCCTCGTACGGTTTTCCGCTGGGCATCGTGATTCCCGCAGGATTTCCGGGGTTGCTCGTAGCCGAAAAATCGGTTTCGGTAACCAACCTCGTCAATGGCTCCACGCGCCTGCAACCCGTCGTGTTGCAGATCGGGCAGGCAACGGGAGCCTTGGCGGCGTTGGCCGCGGCGGCGGGCGTCGATCCGTCCGAAGTTGCGGTGCGCAGGGTGCAGGAGGCGGTGCTCGATGCGGGCGGCTACCTGCTGCCGTACCTCGACCTGCCGGCCGGTGATCCGCGTTTCAAGGCGATGCAGCGGATCGGCGTGACCGGAATCCTCAAGGGGTGCGGAGCCAATGTCGGCTGGGAGAACCAGACTTGGTTCGACGCCGATCGGACGATCGCGGAATCCGAACTGCGCGAAGGACTGCGTGAAGTCTATCCGTCGGTACGCTCCTCCGTTCGGGAAACGCCGGTCGACGGGGCGCTCCTGACGGCGATGCTGGCCGAAGCGCTCGGCAAGCCGGCCGGGGACATTGCGGCGCAGACGGAGCGCGCCGCCGCCGGACTGCTCTCCGGTTACGATCCGGCGCGTCCGCTCACGCGACTCGAATGCGCGCTGCTGATCGATGCGGTGGCCGATCCTTTCCATGCGGCCGAAGTCGATATTTACGGAAACTACAAACGAAAATAGCTTTTAATTTTCCATGAAAAAACTGCTGACTGTATGCCTGCTGGCCTTTGCCGCGGCAGGTGCGACCGGCTGTCGGAGTGCCGCCGAGGGGGTGAAACCCAAACTGATGTGGCTCGACTGTTCGGCCAACTGGGTGCGTTTCAGTTACCCCGATTCGATCCGTTATTATGTGAACAAGTGCCGGGAGGCCGGCATGACGGCGCTGGTGCTCGACGTCAAGGGCACTTCGAGCGAAGTGGTGTATCCCAGCGAATATGCGCCGCAAGTCCGTGAGTGGAAGGGCTTTATCCGTCCCGATTTCGACTTTGTGGGAACTTTCGTCGATGCCGCGCACGATGCCGGACTGGAGATTTACGGTTCGTTCAACACCTTTGCCGAAGGCAACGGCGTATTCCGCCGCGGACTGATCTACGACGGTCATCCCGAATGGCAGGCCGTGAACTATGTTCCCGGCAGGGGATTGATGCCCCAGCTGGAGATTCCGGACAAGAAGGTGCTGTTCGCCAATCCCGCGCTTTCTGCCGTTCAGGATCACGAAATCGCCATTTTCAAGGAGGTGGCGCAGAAGTACGATTTCGACGGCCTGCTGCTCGACCGCGGCCGTTATGACAATATCCAGTCCGACTTTTCGGATTTCTCACGCAGAGAATTCGAGGCCTATATCGGGAAAAAACTGGATCGTTTTCCGGAGGATGTCTATGCGTGGGAGGAGGACGGCGACGGCGGCTGGAGACGTATCGACGGCCCTTATTTCAAACAGTGGATCGAGTGGCGCGCGTCGGTGATCTACAACTTCTTCAAACGCACCAAAGAGGAGCTGAAAGCCGTGAAGCCCGGTCTGAAATTCGGCGCTTATACGGGCGCGTGGTATCCGTCCTATTTCGAAGTGGGCGTCAATTGGGCCAGCAATACGTACGATCCTTCGCAGGACTTCGCATGGGCCACGCCCGAATATAAGAATTACGGATATGCCGAACTGCTGGACATTTTCACCAACGGCAATTATTACTGGAACGTGACCGTCGACGAGTACCGCCGCAGCAACGGCCTGCATAAGAACGAGACCGACAGCGAGATGTCGAAAGGCGACCACCTCAGCGTTGAGGGCGGATGCCGCTATTCGCGCCGTCTGCTGGGCGGCAGGCCCTTCTTCGGCGGTATGTATGTCGAAGATTACAAACGCGATACGACCCGGTTCAAGCGGGCCGTGGAGATGAATCTCCGCGAGTCCGACGGGCTGATGGTGTTCGACATCGTACATATCATCAACCGCGACTGGTGGGGACCCTTGCAGCGGGCCGTCAGCGCCTATGAAGCGGAGGCGAAGCAATGAACCGACGGCTGATTTTTGCGGTGCTGGCGCTGTTGTGCGCCGGCGCCGTTTCCGCCCAGGAGCGGACAGAGGCGCCCGCCGCGTCGTCCGAGGTGCGCTATGTCGGACGTACGCAGACAAACGGCGGCGACGTGAGTTTCGACTGGAGCGGAACCTGTTTCGAGTGTCGTTTTACGGGCGGCTCGCTGGCGATGCGCGTTTCGGATACGAAAAAGAATTACTACAATCTGACCGTCGACGGCCGCGACGCCGGTGTCGTTACAACGTTCGGGACGGATTCGGTCGTGGTGCTGGCCGAGAAGCTGGGGCGCGGCGAACATACCGTGCGGATGCAGAAACGCACCGAAGGCGAGCAGGGGCGCACGACGATCCATGCCTTCCTGCTTGACAGGGGACGGCGTCTGCTGCCTGCGGCGCCCGCGCCCGGACGGCATATCGAATTTATCGGCAATTCGCTGACCTGCGGTTACGGGACCGAGGGGCTTTCGAAAGACGAGCCGTTCAAACCTCAAACCGAGAACTGCAACAAGGCGTATGCCTGCATCATCGCCCGTTATTTCGGCGCCGACTATACGCTGATCGCCCATTCGGGACGCGGTGCGGCACGCAATTACGGCGATAAGAACGCCACTTCGCAGAATACGATGGCCGACCGCGTCGCCAATACGTTCGACGAGGCGGCGGAACCGGCGTGGGATTTCGCGGCGTCGCCGTACCGTCCCGATCTGGTCGTCATCAATCTGGGGTCGAACGACTTTTCGACCCTGCCGCATCCTTCGCGCGATGAGTTTGCGGCCGCCTATACCCGTATCCTGCAAACCCTGCGCGGCGCTTACGGCGACGAAATGCCGATCCTCTGCGTGGCGCCGCGCGTCAGCGAACCGGCCTTCACCTATATCCGCGACTTGTGTCAGTCCGGCGTCGTGCCGAACCTCCATTTCGCGGCTATCCTGCCCGGCTACTGCAACGACGGGAGCGAACTCGGATCGTCGGCCCATCCCAATTATGCGGGACATCGCAAGATGGCGATGCTGCTGATTCCCTACGTTTCGACGCTGACGGGGTGGGAGGCGGAGATCAAACCGATCGAATAGGCGTTTGGCCGTATCGCGGTTTTTTGCTGCTTTTGTCCTCGGTCAGGATCGTGAACTCCGGAATTTCACAATAACAAATTTATAGAAACAAAGGTGCAGAACGGGAGCAACAACCTCTGCGGCTGCAAAAAGTTGATCTGTCTTTATATCAATTCTAACCTAAACCTAAAAAGAACCGATGTCTGCAAATTCCCGAAAAGTGTCGCCGTTAGCATGGGTTCCCACGCTCTATTTTGCGATGGGACTCCCCTTCATTATCGTAAACATGGTGGCAACGCTGATGTTTCGAGGGCTGGGTATCGACGATGCCCGCATTACGCTTTGGACTTCGCTGATTATTTTGCCGTGGTCGCTCAAACCCTTTTGGAGTCCCCTGATGGAGATGTTCAGGACCAAGAAGTTCTGGGTCGTCACCACGCAGCTGGTTTCGGGGCTGGGACTTGCGCTGGTTGCCATGTCGCTTCCGTTTCCCAACTTTTTTCCCTTACGTCATCGCCCTGATGACGGTTGTGGCTTTCAGCGGCGCGACACACGACATCGCCACCGACGGCGTCTATATCACCGAACTTTCCAAGGATTTGCAGGCTAAATTTATTGGTTGGCAGGGAGCCTTTTACAACATCGCCAAGGTCTTCGCCATGGGCGGATTGGTCTATCTGGCCGGTGCGCTTAAGGATCATGTCGGAATCGTGCAGGCGTGGATGGTCGTGATGGGCCTTTGCGGCGGCATTCTTTTTCTGCTGGGGCTGTACCACATCCGTATGTTGCCTTCAGGCGGCATCGCGACGGCCCATGCCGACAGTTTCGGCGGCGCCATGCGCGAAACGAAGCGCATCTTT
This Alistipes shahii WAL 8301 DNA region includes the following protein-coding sequences:
- a CDS encoding SGNH/GDSL hydrolase family protein, encoding MNRRLIFAVLALLCAGAVSAQERTEAPAASSEVRYVGRTQTNGGDVSFDWSGTCFECRFTGGSLAMRVSDTKKNYYNLTVDGRDAGVVTTFGTDSVVVLAEKLGRGEHTVRMQKRTEGEQGRTTIHAFLLDRGRRLLPAAPAPGRHIEFIGNSLTCGYGTEGLSKDEPFKPQTENCNKAYACIIARYFGADYTLIAHSGRGAARNYGDKNATSQNTMADRVANTFDEAAEPAWDFAASPYRPDLVVINLGSNDFSTLPHPSRDEFAAAYTRILQTLRGAYGDEMPILCVAPRVSEPAFTYIRDLCQSGVVPNLHFAAILPGYCNDGSELGSSAHPNYAGHRKMAMLLIPYVSTLTGWEAEIKPIE
- a CDS encoding FAD-dependent oxidoreductase; translation: MRFTGLKYLQLLACLGLFACGSAERYDVVIVGGGASGTAAGLQAARMGARTLIVEEFDWLGGMLTSAGVSATDGNYRLRGGIWDEFRTELARHYGCDSALMTGWVSNVLFEPSVGDSIFKRLVAREPKLTVWYRSAAETAEREKDVWRLGVRRDGRLRQVEADVLVDATELGDVARMAGVPYDVGMDSSAVTHEDIAPAEANGIVQDLTYVAVLKDYGRDVTIPRPDGYDPSLFACCCVNDLCVAPKEPHRMWSREMMITYGKLPNGKYMINWPIEGNDCYVDMIDMTPEERADAVRRAKSHTLSFVYFLQHELGFNTLGLADDEFPTDDRLPFIPYHRESRRIHGAVRFTLNDITDPYAGTLYRTAVGVGDYPVDQHHTRYSGWDDLPDLYFHPIPSYGFPLGIVIPAGFPGLLVAEKSVSVTNLVNGSTRLQPVVLQIGQATGALAALAAAAGVDPSEVAVRRVQEAVLDAGGYLLPYLDLPAGDPRFKAMQRIGVTGILKGCGANVGWENQTWFDADRTIAESELREGLREVYPSVRSSVRETPVDGALLTAMLAEALGKPAGDIAAQTERAAAGLLSGYDPARPLTRLECALLIDAVADPFHAAEVDIYGNYKRK
- a CDS encoding alpha amylase family protein, translating into MKKLLTVCLLAFAAAGATGCRSAAEGVKPKLMWLDCSANWVRFSYPDSIRYYVNKCREAGMTALVLDVKGTSSEVVYPSEYAPQVREWKGFIRPDFDFVGTFVDAAHDAGLEIYGSFNTFAEGNGVFRRGLIYDGHPEWQAVNYVPGRGLMPQLEIPDKKVLFANPALSAVQDHEIAIFKEVAQKYDFDGLLLDRGRYDNIQSDFSDFSRREFEAYIGKKLDRFPEDVYAWEEDGDGGWRRIDGPYFKQWIEWRASVIYNFFKRTKEELKAVKPGLKFGAYTGAWYPSYFEVGVNWASNTYDPSQDFAWATPEYKNYGYAELLDIFTNGNYYWNVTVDEYRRSNGLHKNETDSEMSKGDHLSVEGGCRYSRRLLGGRPFFGGMYVEDYKRDTTRFKRAVEMNLRESDGLMVFDIVHIINRDWWGPLQRAVSAYEAEAKQ